A single window of uncultured Methanospirillum sp. DNA harbors:
- a CDS encoding iron ABC transporter permease encodes MTVIVKEKYTKKSRQKRLIIGVTLIIVFCTFILDLLTGPAMLSLSTVIQTIGMSDTINSYEKTIIWDIRLPVAIAALLVGSSLAIAGAEMQTILNNPLASPYTLGLSSAAGFGAAIVIVLGKSFASLPYKYMVPIGAFLFAILGSFILYSISKHKKSTSDTLILAGIALSFLFSALQGVIQFLASAEQNQAVVFWLFGSLYKVDFISLTIIFLVLIACIPFLYRNIWKLTALRLGDESAQSLGINVKRMRIEILILVSILTATAVSFVGTIGFVGLVSPHVARILVGEDQRYFLPYTAIIGALILSGTSIVSKLILPNIIFPIGILTSLLGVPFFLWIIFSSRRSFW; translated from the coding sequence GTGACAGTAATTGTAAAAGAAAAATATACCAAGAAATCGAGGCAAAAAAGATTAATAATCGGTGTTACGCTGATAATTGTATTTTGTACGTTTATTTTAGACTTGCTTACCGGTCCTGCAATGTTATCCTTATCAACGGTTATTCAAACCATCGGTATGTCTGATACCATAAATTCGTATGAAAAGACAATTATCTGGGATATCCGCCTTCCGGTGGCTATTGCAGCATTACTTGTTGGCTCGTCACTTGCAATAGCAGGTGCGGAGATGCAGACGATTTTAAATAATCCGCTAGCAAGCCCATATACACTCGGATTATCCTCAGCTGCAGGGTTTGGAGCAGCAATAGTAATCGTCCTTGGCAAAAGTTTTGCGTCCTTGCCTTACAAGTACATGGTCCCTATCGGGGCCTTCTTGTTTGCAATTCTGGGTTCATTTATTTTATATTCTATCTCGAAACACAAGAAATCAACATCTGATACGTTAATCCTCGCAGGGATTGCATTATCTTTTCTATTTAGTGCACTTCAGGGGGTAATACAATTTTTAGCTTCTGCTGAACAAAACCAGGCAGTAGTATTCTGGTTGTTTGGTAGTTTATATAAAGTCGACTTCATATCCCTCACAATCATTTTTCTGGTTTTAATTGCCTGCATTCCATTTTTATATAGAAATATCTGGAAATTAACTGCGCTGCGGCTTGGAGATGAGTCAGCACAAAGCCTTGGAATTAATGTAAAAAGAATGAGAATTGAAATATTAATCCTTGTATCGATATTAACCGCAACTGCAGTGAGTTTTGTTGGAACAATCGGGTTCGTAGGTCTGGTTTCACCTCATGTTGCGAGAATACTTGTAGGAGAAGATCAACGGTATTTTCTTCCGTATACAGCAATTATTGGTGCTCTCATATTATCGGGAACATCAATTGTGAGTAAATTAATTTTACCAAATATTATATTCCCTATAGGTATTCTCACATCATTATTGGGAGTTCCATTTTTCTTATGGATCATTTTTTCAAGCAGGAGGAGTTTCTGGTGA
- a CDS encoding ABC transporter ATP-binding protein: MGPNGSGKTTLLKSISGLLPYKGNIYFEGCDVSTIKKDKLESIISFLPQYQNCGAVLTSFETILLGRINSLKWALSDSDFLESSKIMEELGILHLSDSYINELSGGQRQMIFIAQALVKNPNILLLDEPTSSLDIHHQLELFDLIRLYIRQKSISVIATLHDINLATQYADKIYIMQNGRLVSSGIPKEVINADMISMVYQFEAKILYDECQNPVILPKKAELKKLEY; the protein is encoded by the coding sequence CTGGGCCCTAATGGCTCTGGTAAAACAACATTATTGAAAAGCATCTCCGGATTATTACCCTACAAGGGTAATATTTATTTTGAAGGGTGTGATGTTTCCACAATTAAGAAAGATAAACTAGAATCTATCATAAGTTTTCTTCCTCAATACCAGAATTGTGGAGCTGTTCTAACATCATTTGAAACTATTTTACTTGGCAGAATTAATTCATTAAAATGGGCACTCAGTGATTCTGATTTCCTCGAATCATCAAAAATAATGGAAGAGTTAGGCATTCTCCATCTATCAGATTCATATATTAATGAACTAAGTGGGGGACAGAGACAGATGATTTTTATTGCCCAGGCATTAGTGAAAAATCCGAATATTCTACTTCTGGATGAACCTACAAGTTCTTTGGATATTCATCATCAGTTGGAATTATTTGATTTAATCAGATTATATATCAGACAAAAGAGTATATCGGTAATTGCTACCCTTCATGACATCAATCTTGCAACACAGTATGCAGATAAAATTTATATTATGCAAAATGGAAGATTGGTTTCATCAGGAATACCTAAAGAGGTGATTAATGCCGATATGATATCCATGGTATACCAGTTCGAAGCAAAAATTCTGTATGATGAATGTCAAAATCCAGTGATATTACCAAAAAAAGCAGAATTGAAAAAACTTGAATATTAA
- a CDS encoding ABC transporter ATP-binding protein encodes MIFETGKHLSTILAGVLAVFLVFNALNNSQVGDLFFVGVIIILLVLIRGLCSFLGSYLNHKAAFHIMADIRFQFYQRIDPLAPTIFFTRRTGDLVSVALNDIDTLEAFIAHTLVQILVAILVPVLVLFIMAFIHPYLSFTLLLFLLLAAFIPALTISINENNGTRLKRAAGDLHSTLIDGVQGIWEILAFSNEKKQSQIIVDSLKRYQSVQKSYVFKNSWASALYLGITCIGILAVLIVASSLKHSYPINMVILPLSVILCMGAFEPIREVMDISKNLSMTIAGARRFFTIMDMVPVVREPDNSKILFSTVPKIEISDLWFRYSEEDPFVLKGITCQIPSGCTTAIVGLSGAGKTTLASLIMRFWDPDDGIIKFDTNDIRTIRTKELRRIISVVTQDIFLLNTSILENIRLGRADATNEEVMRAARIARIHMFVVSLPKGYDTLVGERGVRLSGGERQRIAIARAVLKNAPILIMDEATSALDTCTELEIREALHELSSGRTVLIIAHRLSTIIHADQILVLKEGRIVERGTHTELLNKNGVYASLISAQEI; translated from the coding sequence ATGATCTTTGAGACTGGCAAACATCTATCCACAATTCTTGCCGGAGTTCTGGCGGTATTTCTTGTGTTTAATGCATTAAATAATTCGCAAGTAGGAGATCTTTTTTTCGTTGGAGTAATTATTATCCTTCTTGTGCTCATTCGAGGTTTATGTAGTTTTTTAGGCTCCTATCTGAATCACAAGGCTGCCTTTCATATTATGGCAGATATCAGATTCCAATTCTATCAAAGAATAGATCCACTGGCACCTACCATCTTTTTTACAAGAAGAACTGGAGATCTTGTATCTGTTGCATTAAATGATATTGATACGCTTGAAGCATTTATAGCCCATACCCTTGTCCAGATCCTTGTCGCGATATTGGTCCCTGTACTTGTCCTCTTTATAATGGCATTTATTCACCCATATCTCTCATTTACGCTCCTTTTATTTTTATTACTTGCAGCATTCATCCCGGCCTTAACAATTTCAATAAATGAGAATAATGGAACCAGACTTAAAAGGGCTGCTGGAGACCTCCATTCTACTCTTATCGATGGTGTTCAGGGGATTTGGGAAATACTGGCATTCAGTAATGAGAAAAAACAGAGCCAGATTATTGTAGATTCATTAAAAAGATATCAAAGCGTTCAAAAATCATATGTCTTTAAAAATTCCTGGGCATCTGCACTATATCTCGGCATTACTTGTATAGGGATTTTAGCAGTTCTTATTGTTGCTTCATCCCTAAAGCACTCTTATCCGATCAATATGGTCATTCTTCCATTATCGGTTATTCTCTGTATGGGGGCATTTGAGCCAATCCGGGAAGTCATGGATATTTCCAAAAATCTCAGTATGACAATTGCAGGAGCTAGACGATTCTTTACGATAATGGATATGGTTCCTGTTGTTAGGGAACCTGATAATTCAAAAATATTATTTTCAACAGTTCCTAAAATTGAGATCTCTGATCTCTGGTTCAGGTATAGTGAAGAAGATCCATTTGTACTCAAGGGTATTACATGTCAGATCCCATCTGGTTGTACAACAGCAATTGTTGGTTTATCAGGAGCTGGAAAGACAACTCTTGCTTCTCTTATTATGCGTTTTTGGGATCCTGATGATGGAATAATCAAATTTGACACCAATGATATTCGTACTATTCGAACAAAAGAACTCAGAAGGATCATATCGGTAGTAACCCAGGATATTTTTCTGCTCAATACCTCGATCCTTGAAAATATCCGGCTCGGAAGGGCGGATGCAACCAATGAAGAGGTTATGAGAGCTGCCCGGATCGCACGAATCCATATGTTTGTTGTATCACTTCCAAAAGGGTATGACACCCTCGTCGGTGAGCGTGGAGTACGACTTTCAGGAGGAGAGCGGCAGAGGATTGCAATCGCCAGGGCCGTGCTGAAGAATGCCCCGATCCTTATTATGGATGAAGCAACATCTGCTCTTGATACCTGTACTGAACTTGAGATCCGGGAGGCACTCCATGAGCTCAGTTCTGGCAGAACAGTTCTGATTATTGCACACCGGTTAAGTACGATAATCCACGCTGACCAGATCCTCGTGCTAAAGGAGGGGAGAATAGTTGAACGGGGAACACATACGGAGTTGCTTAATAAAAACGGGGTGTATGCATCGTTAATATCAGCTCAAGAGATATAG
- a CDS encoding ABC transporter ATP-binding protein → MFKLKPERSDNFFSWLFGTIFDTRIFKINAEIKKQLLLTTVAGLISSCSKIIMLFLICTFIVQIGKGYTLLHLNVIIGEIIFSLIVYGIFAAIQDIIGYKTADLVTSTLRSRVYEHLFCLGPIYTEKTSSGSIATIILNGIESLTRYAGFFIPNLILCFVIPAILFVVFAIRLDLSIAFILISFVPLVPFSIALSFKIGWDERQDIWQQYYEFGSFFAESIQGLTTLKLFGQSENRAIEVHEMAKRMQYTLIQAIKLFLGIHYICDVVPYLAWIFALIYSCIQYKNGVFGFDEILIVLFIGPIFYDHVIALSKHFLHCIHGKRALDAIDDILNEQPAVQSPLDSTLSCTFTRSIKFDKVGFSFSPERKILKNCSFEIRPGEKVALVGASGVGKSTIINLLFRFYDSEDGQIFIDNLPISAFPLVQLRKQISLVSQENYLFFDTIKNNILLGSPDASDDDIIKVAKIANIHNRILEFPDGYNTIVGERGIRLSGGEKQRVTIARAILKNSPIILLDEPTSSIDGESETLIKESMNELCKNRTVLIIAHRLSTIKKVDRIMVMNEGRIVESGTHSELVDIGGFYSRMVNAQMCMFDDIKKKVPTGTFHV, encoded by the coding sequence ATGTTTAAATTAAAACCTGAAAGATCTGACAATTTCTTTTCTTGGCTTTTTGGAACGATATTTGATACAAGAATTTTTAAGATCAATGCAGAAATAAAGAAACAACTTTTATTAACTACCGTAGCTGGATTAATAAGTAGTTGTTCAAAAATCATTATGCTTTTTTTGATCTGTACTTTCATTGTTCAGATCGGAAAAGGATACACTCTTTTACATCTAAACGTGATTATTGGAGAAATAATTTTCTCATTAATTGTTTATGGAATTTTTGCAGCCATTCAGGATATAATCGGGTATAAGACAGCAGATCTTGTAACTTCTACACTTCGATCTCGTGTATACGAACATCTGTTCTGCCTTGGCCCAATATATACTGAAAAAACTAGTTCGGGATCAATTGCAACAATCATCCTAAATGGTATTGAATCTCTAACAAGATATGCCGGCTTTTTTATTCCAAATCTCATTCTCTGTTTTGTTATTCCAGCGATATTATTTGTTGTATTTGCTATTCGCCTTGACCTTTCTATTGCATTTATTCTTATTTCTTTTGTCCCTCTTGTACCGTTTTCAATAGCACTATCTTTTAAGATCGGATGGGATGAAAGGCAGGATATCTGGCAACAGTACTATGAATTTGGTTCATTTTTTGCAGAGAGCATCCAGGGATTAACTACTTTGAAGTTATTTGGCCAAAGCGAGAACAGGGCAATTGAGGTTCATGAAATGGCTAAAAGAATGCAGTATACCTTGATCCAAGCTATTAAATTATTTCTTGGGATTCACTATATCTGTGATGTTGTTCCGTATCTCGCATGGATTTTTGCTCTGATTTACTCCTGCATTCAATACAAAAATGGAGTATTTGGATTTGATGAAATTTTGATTGTATTATTTATCGGTCCGATATTCTATGATCACGTCATTGCATTAAGTAAGCATTTTCTCCACTGTATACATGGAAAGCGGGCATTGGATGCTATTGACGATATCCTCAATGAACAACCGGCAGTTCAATCACCATTAGATTCTACACTTTCATGTACCTTTACCAGATCCATAAAATTTGATAAGGTCGGGTTTTCATTCAGTCCTGAACGGAAAATTTTAAAAAACTGTTCCTTTGAGATAAGACCTGGAGAAAAAGTTGCATTGGTCGGAGCTTCAGGTGTAGGAAAAAGTACTATTATTAATCTTCTTTTCCGCTTTTATGATTCAGAGGATGGACAAATTTTTATCGATAATCTTCCCATTTCTGCGTTTCCTCTTGTTCAACTCAGAAAACAGATTTCACTAGTATCACAGGAGAATTACCTCTTTTTTGATACAATTAAAAATAATATCCTTCTTGGATCACCTGATGCCTCTGATGATGATATTATTAAAGTTGCCAAGATTGCCAATATTCATAACCGAATTCTTGAATTCCCAGATGGATATAATACCATAGTTGGTGAGCGTGGGATCCGGTTATCTGGTGGAGAAAAACAACGGGTAACGATTGCCCGAGCAATTTTAAAAAATTCTCCCATTATTCTTCTTGATGAACCGACATCTAGCATAGATGGGGAGAGTGAAACTTTGATAAAAGAGTCTATGAATGAGTTATGCAAGAATCGAACGGTTCTAATCATTGCTCATCGTCTCTCAACAATCAAAAAAGTAGATCGGATTATGGTAATGAATGAAGGACGAATTGTCGAATCAGGAACTCACAGTGAACTTGTAGATATCGGAGGGTTCTACTCCCGGATGGTTAACGCACAAATGTGCATGTTCGATGATATAAAGAAAAAGGTACCAACTGGAACATTTCATGTCTGA
- a CDS encoding flavodoxin family protein, with protein sequence MYVVGFNGSPRVNGNTATVIRHVLKGAEDAGASTELIQIPGLSISGCQACRYCKEHDICRIDDDMQDLYSKIRAADAIIIGTPVYFADMTGQIKQFIDRWVALIDENFKSRISEGKKAGVIVTQGSPDTSQFKSVLPVFDFALTYLTFTVTDHLIIGGLFNPDEVLGRPDELQKAYQIGKTLVL encoded by the coding sequence ATGTATGTGGTTGGGTTTAATGGAAGTCCCAGAGTAAATGGAAATACTGCTACTGTCATACGGCATGTACTTAAGGGGGCAGAGGATGCCGGTGCTTCAACAGAACTAATTCAGATTCCAGGATTAAGTATCAGTGGCTGTCAGGCATGTCGATACTGCAAAGAACATGATATCTGCAGAATTGATGATGATATGCAGGATCTCTATTCTAAGATAAGGGCTGCAGATGCAATTATTATAGGAACGCCTGTATATTTTGCGGATATGACCGGACAGATAAAGCAATTTATCGATAGATGGGTTGCACTGATCGATGAGAATTTTAAATCACGGATTTCTGAAGGAAAAAAAGCTGGAGTAATTGTTACACAGGGTTCTCCTGACACAAGTCAATTCAAATCAGTATTACCGGTTTTTGATTTTGCTTTGACATATTTAACATTTACTGTAACAGACCATCTGATCATTGGTGGATTGTTTAATCCTGATGAGGTACTAGGGCGACCAGATGAACTCCAAAAGGCATACCAGATTGGGAAAACCCTTGTTTTATGA
- a CDS encoding methyltransferase domain-containing protein has product MSVINNLENLPIHPAETTDWAEVWTMQINRYIASHGEMECLDFWKTPEQARGLWQFAQTYSALYKPIHEHVKINPGTKVLDVGGGPGSLAIPFAEKGAVVTVVEPSDGMVTVLMENCSNHNLKTVTPVMKRWELVEESDLSGPYDLVIASMSLGMPDIRSAVDKMCSLSKGTVCLLWFLDTTPWEKILLDLWPMVHGQKYHRAPKGDVLLHVIMQMGILPNVRFYEEDFTAKYPNLDAFVNDYTRRLFVSEPGEIEKIREYCQSHSLIEGGQCVFPVHYKTILLWWNVNEV; this is encoded by the coding sequence ATGAGTGTAATAAATAACCTTGAAAATCTTCCAATTCATCCTGCAGAAACAACTGACTGGGCTGAAGTCTGGACAATGCAGATCAATAGGTACATAGCGAGTCATGGTGAGATGGAGTGCCTGGATTTTTGGAAGACACCAGAACAGGCACGAGGTTTATGGCAGTTTGCTCAAACCTACTCTGCCCTCTATAAACCGATACATGAACATGTAAAGATTAATCCTGGAACAAAAGTTCTGGATGTTGGTGGGGGACCGGGTTCACTTGCAATCCCATTTGCTGAAAAAGGAGCTGTTGTTACAGTGGTTGAACCATCTGATGGAATGGTTACTGTTCTTATGGAGAACTGTTCCAACCATAATCTGAAAACGGTTACTCCGGTGATGAAAAGATGGGAGTTGGTAGAAGAGAGTGACCTATCCGGGCCGTATGATCTCGTTATTGCCAGTATGTCGCTGGGTATGCCAGACATCAGGTCTGCAGTTGATAAGATGTGCTCATTATCAAAAGGAACGGTTTGTCTTCTTTGGTTTCTCGACACCACTCCATGGGAGAAGATTCTCCTTGATTTATGGCCGATGGTTCATGGCCAAAAGTACCATCGTGCACCTAAGGGAGATGTTCTTTTACATGTAATTATGCAAATGGGCATTTTGCCAAATGTAAGGTTTTATGAAGAGGATTTTACAGCAAAGTATCCGAATCTAGATGCTTTTGTCAATGATTACACACGGAGATTATTTGTATCAGAACCCGGAGAGATTGAAAAGATACGAGAGTATTGTCAATCACATTCATTAATAGAGGGAGGACAGTGTGTTTTTCCGGTTCACTATAAAACCATACTTCTCTGGTGGAACGTTAATGAGGTGTAG
- a CDS encoding ABC transporter substrate-binding protein — MMLLVTSTLAFADRTITDGRGKQVTVPDQINRVITISDGMVEAVLYSLGEMDTLVGTGTPVINTKFSWSYPSIKGENITLTPGSSVIQTLYPKFNNITVVSKLGTPPNYEKIAELKPDVVFIRAGDCNYFGEIESMNKAIDTLESMGIPVVLTYGPNSAVTTGVPLSLDTFSKEVQIIGSVFGKDQEAKKIASYLEKSVQDIKTRTADIADDQKPKVLIFGMSAKKRGDGGAGGVYGSDTLENYMIEDIVHAKNAYQDKGDFKTINAEQVIATEPDVIVLSTAHGYHPVREIQEAPYYQVLKDMKAIKENRLSSMPWLPANCDKRESYPIEAMVIAKAAYPEKFADIDLGDWLINFYKNVYNVDDTMAKNIASAQMMDWAFSS, encoded by the coding sequence ATGATGTTACTTGTAACTTCTACCTTGGCATTTGCTGATCGAACAATAACTGATGGTCGTGGTAAACAGGTAACTGTTCCAGACCAGATAAACCGTGTAATCACTATTAGTGATGGTATGGTTGAGGCTGTATTATACAGTCTTGGAGAAATGGATACCCTTGTAGGAACCGGAACTCCAGTAATAAACACTAAGTTTAGTTGGTCATATCCATCGATTAAGGGAGAAAATATCACCTTAACTCCGGGTAGTTCGGTTATTCAGACTCTGTATCCTAAATTCAACAATATTACTGTTGTGAGTAAACTTGGAACCCCTCCAAACTATGAAAAAATTGCAGAATTAAAACCCGATGTGGTTTTTATTCGGGCAGGTGACTGTAATTACTTTGGAGAGATAGAATCCATGAACAAGGCAATTGATACTCTTGAATCCATGGGGATTCCGGTTGTTCTTACATATGGTCCTAATTCCGCTGTTACGACAGGGGTTCCACTAAGCCTGGATACTTTCTCCAAGGAAGTTCAGATTATCGGAAGTGTCTTTGGTAAAGATCAAGAAGCAAAGAAGATTGCTTCATATCTTGAAAAATCAGTTCAGGATATAAAAACGAGGACTGCTGATATCGCTGATGATCAAAAACCTAAAGTATTAATCTTTGGTATGTCTGCAAAGAAACGTGGAGACGGAGGAGCAGGTGGCGTATATGGATCAGATACTCTAGAAAATTACATGATAGAGGATATCGTCCATGCAAAGAATGCATATCAGGATAAAGGGGATTTCAAAACGATAAATGCTGAACAGGTAATTGCAACAGAACCTGATGTAATCGTCCTTTCAACAGCACATGGCTATCATCCGGTGAGAGAGATCCAGGAAGCACCATACTATCAGGTACTTAAAGACATGAAGGCGATAAAGGAGAACCGCCTATCCTCCATGCCTTGGCTTCCGGCAAATTGTGATAAACGTGAGAGTTATCCGATTGAAGCAATGGTTATTGCAAAAGCTGCATATCCAGAAAAATTTGCAGATATTGATCTTGGAGACTGGCTTATCAACTTTTATAAGAATGTCTATAATGTTGATGATACCATGGCCAAAAATATTGCATCCGCTCAAATGATGGACTGGGCTTTTTCTTCGTGA
- a CDS encoding ABC transporter substrate-binding protein — protein sequence MKDFRLFHVCIMFMIICSFSAVYADRTITDGRGVQVTLPDQINRVVTSSDGFDEAIMYNLGEIDKIVGTSPFLWNISVKWGYPSVKGENVTITPGHTVIETIYPKIKEIPSVIGRGTAPNYEKIAELKPDVFIIRAGDCNYWDDLKSLNKVIDTLESMGIPTVVTFGPNAAITKNNSTETDLDSISNEIKIIGDVFGKEEQAGKLAAYLEQSVDSIKQKTSDVADEKKPKVLLLGLSNKGGSDTGSAGTWGVDTLDSYLTEDIVNAKNAFQDTGNAKVLNAEQIIASNPDVIVLETWRGYHPVGELKDAPYYQIIKDMPAIKNDRIMSMPWMPANCDKRESYPIEAMVLAKAAYPDKFADINISDWLIDFYKNVYNVDENMARKIADAQKMDWAFAS from the coding sequence ATGAAGGATTTTCGATTGTTTCATGTATGTATTATGTTTATGATTATCTGTTCGTTTTCTGCTGTTTATGCGGATCGGACAATAACTGATGGAAGAGGCGTTCAGGTTACATTACCTGACCAGATAAACCGTGTTGTCACCAGTAGTGATGGATTTGATGAAGCCATCATGTATAATCTTGGTGAGATCGATAAGATTGTTGGTACTTCTCCATTTTTATGGAACATTTCAGTAAAATGGGGGTATCCATCAGTAAAAGGTGAAAATGTCACCATCACTCCAGGTCATACGGTTATAGAGACTATTTATCCAAAAATTAAAGAGATACCATCTGTAATTGGAAGGGGAACTGCTCCGAATTATGAAAAAATTGCAGAACTCAAACCTGATGTATTCATAATAAGGGCTGGTGATTGTAACTACTGGGATGACCTAAAATCATTGAATAAGGTGATTGATACTCTCGAATCGATGGGAATTCCGACAGTAGTAACCTTCGGACCAAATGCAGCCATTACAAAGAACAACAGTACAGAGACCGATCTTGATTCAATTTCCAATGAGATTAAGATTATCGGAGATGTTTTTGGAAAAGAAGAACAGGCTGGTAAATTAGCCGCATACCTAGAGCAATCAGTAGATTCCATAAAACAAAAAACCTCTGATGTTGCAGACGAGAAAAAACCTAAAGTCCTCCTTCTTGGGCTTTCCAATAAGGGTGGAAGCGATACCGGGTCTGCGGGAACCTGGGGCGTTGATACGCTTGACTCATATTTGACCGAAGATATCGTCAATGCCAAGAATGCATTCCAGGATACAGGAAATGCAAAGGTCTTAAACGCTGAACAGATTATTGCATCAAATCCTGATGTAATCGTTCTGGAAACCTGGCGTGGATATCATCCAGTTGGGGAATTAAAGGATGCACCCTATTATCAGATTATTAAGGATATGCCGGCAATCAAAAATGATCGTATTATGTCTATGCCATGGATGCCGGCTAACTGTGATAAGCGAGAGAGTTATCCGATAGAAGCTATGGTCCTTGCAAAAGCCGCATATCCGGACAAGTTTGCTGATATTAATATTAGCGACTGGCTTATTGACTTTTACAAAAATGTGTACAATGTCGATGAGAACATGGCCAGAAAGATAGCAGATGCACAGAAGATGGATTGGGCATTTGCATCATAA
- a CDS encoding ABC transporter ATP-binding protein, protein MLDVSDLKCGYTDIPVVKGMSFSVPSGNLCALFGPNGCGKTTLFKSCLKFIPKLGGKIQVNGKEISTYSVSELACSVAYVPQEHKPPFPFTVHEIVLMGRTPHQSGFFRAKKVHLDMVSDALERVGISNLADLPYNRLSGGQRQLVLIARALAQDTPLLLLDEPTSALDFSNQLRIWKILRNIADSGKTVFACSHDPNHVLWFCDSVIVMKNGAVLTSGDPYDVINQDTIHELYDDLCSVPELSGTRVVMPGEIPRKMCGN, encoded by the coding sequence ATGTTAGACGTATCAGATCTGAAATGTGGATACACTGATATTCCTGTTGTCAAGGGTATGTCCTTTTCAGTCCCTTCGGGAAATTTATGCGCATTATTTGGACCGAATGGGTGCGGAAAAACGACCCTGTTTAAAAGCTGTCTAAAATTCATCCCAAAACTAGGAGGAAAAATTCAGGTAAACGGTAAAGAAATCAGTACATACTCAGTATCTGAACTGGCGTGTTCTGTGGCTTATGTTCCACAGGAACATAAACCTCCTTTCCCTTTTACTGTTCATGAGATCGTCCTCATGGGAAGAACCCCCCATCAGAGTGGTTTTTTCCGTGCAAAAAAAGTTCATTTGGATATGGTATCTGATGCCCTTGAACGTGTAGGCATTTCAAATCTGGCTGATCTTCCGTATAACCGGTTATCTGGTGGGCAGCGTCAACTGGTGCTCATTGCACGGGCACTTGCGCAGGATACTCCGCTTCTTCTTCTTGATGAGCCAACGTCAGCATTGGACTTTTCAAACCAACTTCGAATCTGGAAAATTTTGAGAAATATTGCAGATTCAGGAAAAACAGTCTTTGCATGCAGTCATGATCCAAACCATGTTCTTTGGTTCTGTGATAGTGTAATTGTGATGAAAAATGGTGCCGTGTTGACCTCAGGTGATCCCTATGATGTAATAAATCAGGATACTATCCACGAACTGTATGATGATCTCTGCTCTGTTCCTGAATTATCAGGGACTCGGGTTGTAATGCCCGGGGAAATTCCCCGGAAAATGTGTGGTAATTAA